The Cronobacter sakazakii genome has a window encoding:
- a CDS encoding phage minor tail protein L yields MAISNDVQKLEPGDSVRLVTVDGSAFGAGVLRFHACTIPHTPEEIAASGGDTSKLAAKSIWFDGEEYGAWPFEITGLASSSDGQSAEPVLRVANLDGVVTALCLRFDDMVQAKVTVLDTFGQYLDARTFPDGNPSADPGQYFRQVFYIDSKAAEDNEVVEFRLSSPMDLQGLLIPTRQITAVCTWACRNKYRSGDGCTYNGPRMFDLKGNPVTDPAQDKCSGLLTDCKKRFGSDARLDFGGFPGASLIRR; encoded by the coding sequence ATGGCAATCAGCAATGACGTTCAGAAGCTTGAGCCCGGCGACAGCGTCCGCCTGGTGACCGTCGACGGCTCGGCGTTCGGCGCGGGCGTGCTGCGCTTTCACGCCTGCACCATTCCTCATACGCCGGAAGAAATCGCGGCGAGCGGCGGCGACACCTCAAAGCTTGCCGCTAAATCCATCTGGTTTGATGGCGAGGAGTACGGCGCCTGGCCATTTGAAATTACCGGGCTGGCGTCGTCGAGTGACGGACAGAGCGCGGAGCCGGTGCTGCGCGTCGCTAACCTTGATGGCGTGGTGACCGCGCTCTGCCTGCGCTTTGATGACATGGTACAGGCGAAGGTTACTGTTCTGGATACGTTCGGCCAGTATCTCGATGCGCGCACCTTTCCCGACGGCAACCCGTCTGCCGATCCGGGGCAGTATTTCCGCCAGGTGTTTTACATCGACAGCAAGGCGGCTGAAGACAATGAAGTGGTGGAGTTCCGCCTCTCCAGCCCGATGGACCTGCAGGGACTGCTGATCCCGACGCGGCAAATCACAGCGGTCTGCACCTGGGCCTGCCGCAACAAATACCGCAGCGGTGACGGTTGTACCTACAACGGCCCGCGCATGTTTGATCTGAAAGGTAACCCGGTGACCGACCCGGCACAGGATAAATGCTCGGGCCTGCTGACCGACTGTAAAAAACGCTTTGGTTCGGATGCCCGGCTCGATTTCGGCGGCTTTCCGGGTGCCAGCCTGATCCGGAGGTAA
- a CDS encoding phage tail protein, with amino-acid sequence MATETFTWCPRINAGGEVTHRVRRAQFGDGYAQASGDGINARSQKWDLEFVGDESYITAIMDFLDRHGGSRSFIWQAPLKGAGLYRCDAYRPSAPGGGIFSLTATFTQAFAP; translated from the coding sequence ATGGCAACCGAAACCTTTACCTGGTGCCCGCGCATTAATGCCGGCGGTGAGGTCACTCACCGCGTCCGCCGCGCGCAGTTCGGCGACGGGTACGCCCAGGCGTCGGGCGACGGCATCAACGCCCGCAGCCAGAAATGGGATCTGGAATTTGTCGGTGATGAAAGCTACATCACCGCGATTATGGACTTCCTCGACAGGCATGGCGGCAGCCGTTCATTCATCTGGCAGGCACCGCTGAAAGGCGCGGGGCTTTACCGCTGTGACGCCTACCGCCCGTCGGCCCCGGGCGGTGGCATTTTCTCTCTCACGGCAACCTTCACACAGGCATTCGCTCCGTAG
- a CDS encoding phage tail tape measure protein → MAGKSLGTLTIDLIAKVGGFVSGMDKAERASTKWRKQVESDVKAAGSAIAAMVAAATGAAVAASSAGIALLKSTSEQITETDRWAKSLRLSTQELIAWQFAAEKAGVSGDQIADIFKDIGDKIGDAVLNKSGEAVDALNALGLSAEKLSKVTPDKQLLAIGEALGKINTNAEKTNILESLGNDLSKLLPLFDNNNQKLTQFIQLAKDYGIAPDSKSIDDLLKVSQIFQDMEAQANGLKVEIASGLAKVDLSPLQNGLDDLKKTFTDPAVLQALSDLVGGVASLVGWLGKAASELGRLVENFQGGQQLAANASRVEISRRIKNLEADLNDKGVLADINRIGMDTDSRRKELDELRKRLGDMKDFQTTLPVNTAGVVGTASSGFKLGSGEVNGKPVTDNSGKKLENTFKATEQNYLRQIALIDTTGKKSFEVTEQQKLQFDIADGKLSGLNETQRQRLEQLATEVDRLNAVKKANEENLKLAEYVANLQRENANASASLNADIIGAGQGDKVRERMREQLDIEREFNEKRSDLQQRYQRGDIKNEADYDRYNAELDKALSQRLEDYQNYYQQIDQLNADWVSGARDGLANWVDDASNYSQQAASGVQSALSGITNNLVDMLNDNKASWKDWGVSVLKTIEKVALNMALVNGVSAIGSLFSFGASAAVGSTPSGAYNSAAAGIQLNAKGGVYESADLSKFSSSIVSSPTMFAFAKGAGLMGEAGPEAIMPLTRDATGRLGVKALGSGTQGGAGVSVSIGTINFTGGTGAAQGNPNAAGAVANQLTGAILDTINSQLRKPGTPLWNATQGKR, encoded by the coding sequence AAATGGCGCAAACAGGTTGAGTCGGATGTTAAAGCCGCTGGTTCTGCCATTGCTGCTATGGTCGCAGCGGCGACCGGCGCTGCAGTTGCCGCTTCTTCTGCGGGCATTGCTTTGCTAAAGTCCACATCTGAGCAAATTACAGAAACAGATCGTTGGGCAAAGTCTCTTCGTTTATCCACTCAGGAATTGATAGCCTGGCAATTCGCGGCAGAAAAAGCCGGTGTTTCCGGAGATCAGATAGCAGATATTTTCAAAGATATCGGTGACAAAATTGGCGATGCTGTTCTGAATAAATCAGGTGAAGCCGTCGATGCTCTTAATGCATTAGGTCTTTCTGCGGAAAAGCTCTCAAAAGTTACTCCCGATAAGCAGCTGTTAGCTATTGGTGAAGCACTCGGGAAAATAAATACAAACGCTGAGAAGACTAATATTCTTGAAAGTCTAGGTAATGATTTATCAAAGTTATTACCTCTTTTTGATAATAACAACCAAAAATTAACTCAATTTATTCAGCTCGCTAAAGATTATGGGATTGCACCAGATTCGAAATCCATTGATGACTTACTGAAAGTGAGCCAAATATTTCAGGACATGGAGGCTCAGGCAAATGGACTGAAGGTTGAGATTGCTTCAGGTCTTGCGAAGGTTGACCTATCACCTCTCCAGAATGGTCTTGATGATCTTAAAAAAACCTTTACCGATCCGGCAGTCCTGCAGGCGTTATCAGATCTGGTTGGCGGTGTTGCTTCTCTTGTGGGCTGGCTTGGCAAAGCAGCATCAGAACTTGGCCGGTTGGTAGAGAATTTCCAGGGCGGGCAGCAGCTTGCGGCCAATGCCTCCCGTGTTGAAATATCCCGGCGTATAAAGAACCTTGAAGCGGACCTGAACGATAAGGGTGTTCTTGCAGATATAAACCGGATCGGAATGGATACAGACTCACGTCGCAAAGAGCTTGATGAATTACGTAAACGGCTCGGCGATATGAAGGATTTTCAGACAACCCTACCTGTCAACACTGCTGGTGTGGTAGGTACAGCCAGTTCTGGCTTTAAGCTTGGTTCAGGGGAAGTCAACGGCAAGCCTGTAACCGACAATTCTGGCAAGAAACTTGAAAATACCTTCAAGGCGACGGAGCAGAATTATCTGCGCCAAATAGCGCTTATTGATACAACCGGTAAAAAATCTTTTGAAGTGACCGAACAGCAGAAACTTCAGTTTGATATTGCTGATGGCAAACTTTCAGGACTTAATGAGACGCAGCGACAGCGGCTCGAGCAGTTAGCTACTGAAGTTGACCGCCTAAATGCTGTCAAAAAGGCTAACGAGGAAAATCTAAAATTGGCTGAGTATGTCGCAAACCTGCAGCGCGAAAATGCTAACGCCTCAGCCTCTCTTAATGCTGATATCATCGGCGCTGGACAGGGTGACAAAGTTCGTGAGCGAATGCGCGAACAGCTCGATATTGAGCGCGAGTTCAATGAAAAGCGCTCTGATTTACAGCAAAGGTACCAGCGCGGAGACATTAAAAACGAGGCGGATTATGACCGTTATAATGCTGAGCTTGATAAGGCACTGTCGCAACGCCTCGAAGATTACCAAAATTATTATCAGCAAATTGACCAATTGAACGCCGACTGGGTGAGCGGTGCGCGGGACGGACTGGCAAACTGGGTTGATGATGCTTCGAATTATTCGCAGCAGGCGGCCAGTGGTGTTCAGAGTGCTCTGTCCGGTATCACAAATAACCTTGTCGATATGCTGAACGATAATAAAGCCAGCTGGAAAGACTGGGGTGTCAGCGTTCTGAAGACGATCGAAAAGGTTGCACTAAATATGGCGTTGGTAAACGGCGTCAGTGCTATCGGTTCGCTGTTCAGTTTCGGCGCGTCTGCGGCAGTCGGCTCAACGCCTTCTGGTGCATATAACTCTGCGGCTGCGGGCATTCAGCTTAACGCCAAAGGCGGCGTTTATGAATCGGCAGATCTGAGTAAATTCAGCAGCAGCATAGTCAGTAGCCCCACTATGTTTGCCTTTGCCAAAGGTGCCGGGCTGATGGGCGAGGCCGGACCGGAAGCCATTATGCCGCTGACCCGCGACGCCACCGGCAGGCTGGGCGTAAAAGCGCTGGGTAGCGGCACGCAGGGCGGCGCGGGCGTCAGCGTCAGCATCGGGACCATTAATTTCACAGGCGGCACAGGTGCTGCGCAGGGCAACCCTAACGCCGCCGGCGCGGTGGCTAACCAGCTCACCGGCGCCATCCTCGATACCATCAACTCGCAGCTGCGCAAGCCCGGCACCCCGTTATGGAACGCCACGCAGGGCAAGCGCTAA